The Deltaproteobacteria bacterium nucleotide sequence GAGCGACCGTCGCGTCGCAGGCTGCCACACAAGATGCAGAAGTCTTGCACCGCCCCGCCGAGCACGACGCCGGCGAGGATCCACAACGTGCCGGGCAAATAGCCAAACTGCGCGGCGAGCGTCGGCCCGATCAACGGACCGGGCCCGGCGATGGCGGCGAAGTGATGGCCGAAGACCACCCAGCGGTTAGTCGGTACGAAGTCGCGCCCGTCGTTGATGCGCTCGGCGGGCGTCCGATTCTCCGGGCTGAGTGCGAACAACTTCGCCGCGAGAAACGCACCATAGAAACGGTAGGCGATCGAATAAACCGCCACCGCGGCGATCACGAACCACACCGCGTTCACCGTTTCGCCGCGCCAGATCGCGAGGGTGCCGATCGCATACGCCCCCGCCGCCGCCACCGCGGCCCACATCAATGCCCGCATCTCATCCTGCCTCCGTCACGCCGGCTGACATACACGATCGAGCCGGTCCGAGGGAAGGTCGCGGGGAGCGGGTAGCGAGGTGTGTTTGAACTTGTCATTCTGAGCATCCGCCCTTGCCAGCGTCTGACGACAGTGCCTCGGGCAACACGACCTCGTCCGCAACGTTCCAGGGCAGTCGTAGTGCGCCGCGGCGTGTGCTAATCGCGGATCATGCAGTTAGCCAAGACCATCCAGCCCCTGTTGGACGACGCGTTTCACGAACTCAACGTGAAGTTTGAAGAGAGCTTGCGGCGGAAAAGCGCGGACTTGACCCGCAGGGGCCTGGCGTCGAGTGGGGTCGCCATTCGCCCGATCGAGCAGGAATTCGAGCGCGACACGCGCGAACGACAACACGCATTCTTAGCAGTGGTGAAGAAGTGCCTAGCGTTGCCGGCAACTCAGCGATTTTCCCGAACCGAGCTGCTGGAATACCTGCGAGAGTTCGCAGTGAGATCTTTGGGGGCCCAGATCGATGCGCAGGAGGGCAGGTTGCGCAAACATGCCCAAAGCATCCTGTCTTCGTACCCTCTCAACGGCACGAAGCTTGGCCGTGAGCGCGTGCTGCGCGCGGTCACGGCCGAACTGGAGACCATGGTTGCCGCGGCAGACACGTCCATTCAAGGTGACAGGACCTTGGGTCAAACCGACAAAGCTGCGGACCCTGTCAGCAAGAGCATTCACGTCCGGGACTTGGCTCGCGAGTTGATCAAGGACATCGAAGACAGTCGGCTCCCTCCGGAATCAATCGTGCTCAAGGCCTCGCGCCTCGCCCAGATGTCCAATGCTCCCGAGAACACGAAACACTGGCTGACGTGTGAACAACGCGGCTACAACCTCCAAGAGGCGGTTTCGCGCGAGTACCTCACGCACACACGGCGTTGGATCGATCCCATCAACAACAAGGCCCGCTGGGGCCCGCTCGGTGCCTGCGATGCTGAGATCAGTGCTCACGAACGGAGGCTTGCGGGCGTCGCGCCACACAACGTTGCAGAAGCGCGCGAGCACATAGGTGCGATCTCGCATCTCCGCACTATACGGACCACGGTCTTGGCGCTGATCCACAGTTTCGCAGCAGGCCTCTACTACGAGAGTGTCTTCAGCGGCATGGCAGAGAGCATATTCGAACAGCGGAAGGAGGAGGTTGATGCGCTTCTCGCAGCTCGTTGTGCGGATGCCCTAGAGAAAGTCGCTTCCATCTGTGACCGGTTGGCAGAGGGTAATCGAGAGGCCGTCAGTCAGGCGCTGATTACGTGTCGGCGAATGATCGACGATTTCGCAGACTCCGTGTATCCCGCGTCCGACAAGACCGTTGAAGTCGAGGGTAACGAGGTGAAATTGGACGCGAAGCATGCTCTGAATCGTCTCAATCAGTACGTGCGCGAGAAGACCTCGAGCCACTCGAGGCGAACTCGCATCCGCCAAACACTGACCAACCTGTATGACCGCGTTTGCGCAGGGGTGCACGATGAGGTCACCGCGGAGGAAGCGCGGTGCCTCTTTCTCGACACGTACTTGACCTTGGGCGAGATCCTGACACTCCGAGACCGCGACGAGACACACTGACCGCACGGCGGTGGGAGGTCCCGGATGCAGACTGACCTCGCCCCTCGATACGCAGCCCTTGGGTACGAAGTCTTCGGCTTCTACTCTCAGGACTGCTACTCGGGGAACCGGTTGTTGTTAGGGAATCCAATACCCATTTGCCCGAGCGGATCGCGAAGCGATCGTATCGAGGGCGTTCGTGCGCAAAGCCTGTCCCGGTAGGGGCGACGCATGCGTCGCCCGCGAATTAGCAGACCGGCAGAGAACGGAGGGCGATGCATGCATCGCCCCTACGGTGCCGAGACGTTCGTGCGCTGCGTTCAGGATGATCCACCGGCCGCACAACAACTATCTTGACACAACGTTAGGGTTCGCTGAGAACGATCGTCAGGCCGCCGCTACTCGCGGCGAGCCGAATCGACGTGACAGCCTACAGTCTCCGGATGCCGGTGCGCTTTTTGCGCGGGAACTACGCGCGGCTGGCGCTAACCGTCGTCGCACTTGCATGCGGCGTCGGGTTGGTGTGCGCGATCGATTTGGTCAACCGAGCTGTCCTGCGCGCCTTCGTCGAGGTCATCGACACCATGGCCGGTCGCGCCGCGTTGCAAGTGACGGCGGGGGAGGGCGGTGTGTTCGGCGAGTCGATCGCGGCCACGGTGTCCACCGTGCCGGGGGTTGAGCTGGCCGTGCCGGTGGTGAGTGCGGCCGCGTTTACCGCCGACGATAGTGCGGAGTTCGTCACCATCCAAGGCGTCGACATCGCCAACGAACAAGCGGTCCGCACTTACGACGCTCGCGACGAGGGCGGCGTAGAGATGGATGACCCGCTGGTGTTTCTCAATCAGACCGACTCGATCATTGTGACGCGACCGTTCGCTGAGCGGCGGGGCCTGGCGGTCAACGACCAGATCCCGTTGGTGACGCCGACTGGTCGCCGCAACTTTACGATTCGCGCCTTGCTGGAGCCGGTCGGGGTGGCGCGCGTGTACGGCGGCAACTTGGCGGTGATGGATCTCTACGCCGCCGAGCGCATGTTCACGCAGCCGGAGATGATCAATCGTATTGATGTCGTGGTCGGCCGCGACCAGATAGTGAGCAAGATCGCCGACGCGATCGCCGCGGTGTTGCCCGCGGGCTTGCGTGTCGAAGCGCCGGCGCAGCGCAAGATCGATTTGCACAAGGTGATGCAGTCGCTGCAGGTCGTGCTGCAGGGCGTCGGATCGCTTGGCTTGGTGGCCGGGTTCTTGATCGCGTTCAATCGACTGGCCACGGTCTTCGAACGCCGCGCCTGGCAGCTCGGCGTGATGCGCGCGCTCGGCGTACGGCAATGGACGCTGTGGTGGGAACTGGTGAAGGAGAGCCTGCTCCTCGGCGCCGCCGGTGTCGGGCTCGGCATCGTGCTCGGGCGCGCGCTGGCACGACTGCTCTTGCCAGTGATCGCGACGACGACAGCGGTCGCGTACAAGCTGGTCGCGCCGGACGCCGAGGTGTCGCTGACACTGCCGTCGCTCGTCCTGGCCACGGTGCTCGGACTCGGGGCGGCGCTGTTGGCCGCGGCGCTGCCGGCGTGGCGCGCCGCGCAGCTCGGCGTGGTGACGACGATCGGTGGCCGCGGCGTCGAACAGGAGAGCCCGGCATCGCGGGCGATGTGGTTGATGCGCGCGCTCATCGTGGTCGCCATCATCGCATGCGCGCTACTGCAATCGATCACGCAGTCGGCCGTCTGGGGACTGTTCGCCACCGCGCTGATCGCGGTGGCCACGGCGCTGGCCGCGCGACCGCTGCTTGGACTGGCGGCGGCTGTCGTGTCGCCGCTGTTTCGTTCGCTGGGTGGACCGAGCGCGCGCTTTGCGGCTGCCGCGTTGCTCCACAACCCGCGCCGCATGGCGCTCACCGCGGGGACGCTCGGCGTTGGGCTCGGCAGCGTCTTGTGGCTGTGGATGGTGGCGCGCAGCTTCGAGCAGTCGGTGATCGACTCGCTCAGCGGCGCGATGCGCGCCGATCTGGCCGTGACCTCGTCGAACATTGCCGCCGGTTTTCTCGAAGCGCCGGTCGATCAGCAGTTGCTCGCCGACTTGAAGGGCATTGCCGGCGTGAAAGCGGTGGCGGGTGAACGGGTGATCGATTGGCATCACGCAGACGGTCCGATTGCGATCGACGCATTCGATCCCAGCTATTTCAGCGATCCCGCGTTCGGGCAGTTGCCGTTGCTCGGACGACACGCCACCGACGTGTGGGAGGCGGTCGCGCGCGGCGAGGCGGTGATTGTGTCGAGCAACTTCGCCTTGCACTTGCAGGTCGACGTTGGCGACACGATCACGCTCGACACGCCGAGCGGTGCGCTGGCGTTGCAAGTCGCCGGCATCACCATGGTGTTCATCTCGCCGCGCGGGACGATCGAGATGAGTCGCGCGCTGTTCGAGCGCACGTGGCACGACACGCAGATCAACCATGCCTTCGTGCAAGTTGTGCCCGGCACCGCGGTGGCGGCGGTGCGCGACACGATCGCGCACGAGTTGGGCGGGCGCTACGGATTGCGCATCCTGTCGTGCAGCGAACTGATCGACTTCTTTGCCAGCCAGGTGCGCCGCGCCTTCGCCGCCGCGCACGTGCTGGCGGCGATGGTGCTGCTGGTCGTGATGCTGGGTATGGCCGATACGCTGGCCGCGAATGTCGCCGAGCGCACGCGCGAGTTGGGATCGATTCGCGCCATCGGCGTCCGCCGTCGCCAGGTGCAGCGGATGGTCTTGCTTGAAGGTGTCCTGCTGGGTGGTCTCGGCTTGGCGCTCGCGGTCCTGGCCGGCGGTGCGTTGGGTGCGTTGTGGGTCGACGCGACGTTTCCGTATCTGCTGGGCTGGACCTTGGAGCGGCACGTTCCCTATTTGCAAGCGGCGGCGGTAGCGGTGGCGGCCATCGCGGTCTGTCTCCTCGCGGCGCTCATACCGGCGCGCCGGGCGTCACGCCTCGAACCGGCGGCGGCGCTGCGATACGAATGAGCACGGCGCGACCACGTTAGCCTCGATTCAGGAAGGAAAGGAAACCGCCGATGCACGCGGATGAACGCAGATGCGGAGTGCATCGCGATTCATCGCTTGATCACTCATTGCGTTTCGATGGAGCTAACCCTGATGTGACAGAACACGGGCGGCGGGGTTGCGGTTTGCCGGCACCAGTTACGCGGTTGGGCAAGGTTTGCCGTGCCATTCTTCACGTCATTGAGGATGATGTCTTGGGGAGGGCGAGGCTTCCGCCGAGCCGCCGCATCATTGCCGCATCATCGCCGCGCCGGCGGCTCGCCGGAAGGCTCGCCCTCCCAGATTCGCCCACCGATCTATTGTCACATCGGGGCCAACGGATCTCTCCGGGCCCAATCGGCGGCTATCTGCGTACATCGGCGGTTACACTCTTTCCTCGCCTTCGAGTTTGAGGTCGGTCACTTCGATTCGTTGCGTGGGATCGACGGCGAGCCAACAGACCGCGGCGACGAGATAGAAGCCGGCGACGCTCAAGAGTGACGCATTCCATGAACCCCAGCGATCAACGCAGATCCCGACGACGACCGGGCTGAGCGTTCCGCCGAGGTTTCCGAACATGTTCATCGCGCCGCTGACCACGCCGGCGTGTGCGCCGCCGATTTCGAGACACACAACCCACGCTGGGGCGACTCCGAGCGCGGCGAGGCCGGCGGCGGCGGCGAGCAGCAGCGCCGACGTGTGCGGATCAGCAGTCAGCACGGCTCCAACCGCCGCGGCGGCCGCGAGCGGCAAGCCGATGACTCCAGGCGTGCGCCGCCCAACGCGCGCGCCCCAGCGCGCGGTTAGCGCATCGCTCAACCAACCACCGGCGACGACGCCGGCGGCGATGGCGACCAACGCTAGCCCCGCGAGCCAACCGGTCTGCTTGAGATCGAAGCCGCGCGCGCGCAGCAGATAGGTGGGCAGCCAGGTGATGTAGAAGTACCAGCCGTAGATCGCGCCGCTGTACATCAGGCACAGCATCACCAGCGTGCGACTGCGCAGCAGCAAGCGCCAGGGTACCGGCACGTGACCAACTGAGGTGTGTGCGCCACCGTCAGTGAGCAGTCGACGTTCGGCGGCGTTGACCTGGGGATGCACGTGCGGGTCGTCGCGAAACCACCACCACCACGCGCCCGCCCACAGCAGACCCACGCAACCGAAGATGGCGAACGCGTGTGGCCACGACATCACGCCGAGCATGGCTACCACCAACGGCTGTGTCGCGGCGCCGGCCAAGGCACCGGCCATGAGTGAGAGACCGAAGACGCGCCCGCGTTGCGCGATCGGCAGCCAGCGCGCGAACACGCGCGCGGTGGCCGGGAACGTTCCCGCTTCACCCATGCCGAAGAGGAGCCGGACGGTGAACAGCGAGAGAAAGCCCGTCGCCAGCCCGGTGGCGGCGGTCATGGCCGACCACCATACGACGATGCGAGTCAGCGCGATGCGGGCACCGAATCGATCGGCGAACCAGCCGCTCGGCACTTCGAACAGCGCGTAGGCGAGCGTGAACGCGCTGAATACGAACCCCATCTGCGTATCGCTGAGGCCGAGGTCGGCCTTGATTGCCGGCGCGGCCGTGGCGATGCAAATGCGATCGAGATAGGCGACGGCGATCAGCGCGAGCGTAAAGCCGACCACGCCGTAGCGAACGCGACTCGGCGCGTTGCGAACCTGCGCGGCGGTGCGGACGCTCATGACGAACGGCCGTGCGTGTACTTGATGATCTCGGCTTTCTCGAGTGTGACCAGGCCGCCGCCGCCGGCGGCTTCCATCAGGGCGTCGAGCGCGGGCAGGGCGCTGCGAATCTTCTCTTCGGTGTCGACGATCTCGATGATTATCGGCAGGTCTTCCGACAGCCGCAGAATCTTCGCGGTGTGAATGCGGCTGGCGGCACCGTAGCCTTCGATGCCGCGCCACACGGTGGCGCCGGCGAGACCTAGTTCGCGGGCTTTGCGGACGATGGACTCGTACAGCGGCTGGCCGCCGCAGCGATCCGATTCGCCGACGAAGATGCGGAGCAGTTTGCCGTCACCAGTGATTTTCATGGGACACCTCAGAGCGCGCGGGCGACGGTGTCGCCCAGCCACACCGCGAGCAGGCAAATCACCAGCGTCGCGCCGACGTTGCCGAGGGCGGCGGCGGTGTTGCCATCGCGCAGCAACGCGATGGTTTCATAACTGAAAGTCGACATGGTGGTGAAGCCGCCGCAGACGCCAACGCCAAGGAAGAGACGCGCTTCCGCGTTGATGAGGCCGCGTTCGAGCGAGAGCGCAACGACCAGGCCGAGCACGAAGCTGCCGAGTACGTTGACCGCGAGGGTGCCCAGCGGGAACAGCGATCCATTGAGCCGCTGCACGTACCCGGCGAGTTCGTAGCGCGCCACCGAACCGAGCAGGCCACCGAGGCCGACCAACACCACACGCGACACGACGCGCTCAAACCACAGGCCGGCGGGCGGCACAAGGGCGGGCGATGCCGAGTAGTCTGAGCGGCGCGGTGCAGGTCCGAGGGCTTAGGACCTCCGGCCCAATCGCGTTGACAGGGCGCTTCGTCCGGATCTATGTCGTCCAGAGAGCGGTTGGCTGCCGCGTCGCGTGTGGCACTGGGCTCGTAAGCGGGGTGAGACTCGGAACGATGCAACGAGAGAACAACTCGATGCTCATGGTCATGCTGCTGCTGTTCAGCGGTGTGATGTACACGCAGATACCCGGCCGCACTGGCGCTCCAGTCGGCGAGCCGCGCGAGAAATCCGCGGCAAAGTCCGCCGCGGCCGCTCCTGAGGCCACAGGCCTTCAGGAACTGTGCGGCCCGACGGCGGAGCGACTCGTCGCCGAGTTCTTCACGTCGGCGTCCCCTCTCGTGCCGGGAAGCGATCTGCGGCGCGTGGCGCAGCAGCATGGCTACAACGTCGAATTTCTCGTGGCGACGGTGCCTGACCCGCTTGATAGCGGCAGCGGCTGGCTGTTCGACCGGTATGTGGATGCCATCGAGCGCGCGGTGGCCGCAACCGAGTACCTACTCGATCGGCACTCGTTCCCGTGGGAGTGCGCGCGCGAGGCGCGGAAGCAATGTGCAGAGAAAGGTGGCGAGCCGACTGACGCGTGCAGACTGGCGTCGCTGCACCGCCGGCAACCGGGGGTGCTGCTATTCCGTCGACCCGGCAAGCATGGGGAGAAGCCGGGAGAACTCCTGGTTGTCTACCTCGTCGGCGAGACGCCGACATGGGGTGTGCACAAGCCGGCGCTGAAACGGGCGCTCGATGCGGCGTGTCCGGTGCGAGATGGCCACGGCAAGTGCCCGCAAGAGATTCGGTTGCTGGCCCCGACGTTCTCCGGATCGGCGGAGTCGCTGCGCATCGCGATTGAGGAGTGGTCACGACTCGACCGGAGTCTGCGGCCGATCCCGATCAATCCGAACTTCCGGATCATCTCGGGCAGCGCGTCGGACTACGCAAACAAGGCGACGCTGGATCCGCTGTCCGTCGGCGGGTTTCATGCGACGACCGTGACTAGCGAGGCGGAGATCGAAACGGTGGTGAAGTACTTTGAGCGGTGGAATGTTGATGCGTGTCGCGTCGCGATGCTCAAGGAGGCCAACACCGCCTACGGTCGTGGCGTGGTGCGGGGGGAAGGATGGGGAGATGCATGTCTGTCGCTGGGGGATTCCAGCGGGGGCGTTGGTGGCGGAGGACGGCGCGGTGTCCAGGTGCAAGACTGGTTGGTGTTGCCTTTCCCGAGCAACATCTCGCAAGTGCGCTCGGCGTACGAGCGCGGCAAGTCACGAAACCCCGCGGCCAACGGCGATCTGCCGCGCGCGGCGCTGGAGTTCTCGCTTGAAGAGGGCGAGGCGGCACGTGACGTCCCCCCCGCGCAGTCACCGCGGATGACCAGCAACACCGACGATCTCGTGCTGGCCAGCATCCTCTCGACGATCTCGCGCGAACGCATTCAGTATGTCGGGATACTCGCCACCGACGTGCGCGACACCTTGTTCCTCGCCGAGCAAATCCGCCGCTACTGTCCCGATGTCCGCTTGTTTACCGTGAGCAGCGATCTGCTCTATACGCACCCCGACCACAGCAGCGCCCTTGAAGGCATGCTGGTGGCGTCGAGCTACCCGCTGTTCAGCAAGAACCAGATGTGGACGGATCGGATCGGTGGCCGCCATCTCCGCCAACAGTTCAGCGACAGCGGCAGCGAAGGCACGTACAACGCGACGCTCGCATTGCTCGACAAGCGTGACTGGCTGGTTGACTACGCGACACCATTCACGAACTTCGAGCACGGTCACAAACGGCGACCGCCGGTCTGGCTGACCGTCGTGGGGCGCGGTGATCTGTGGCCGCTAATGTACCGCGATGCTGGCAGCTACTCCCATAGCGATTACGTATTTGGCGCCGGCGGGGGCGATGTCGATACGAGAAAGGTGACCGCGGGAGGCTGGGGCCAGATCCAGTCGGGCTTCGCGCGCGTCCTCATTGCTTTGATCAGCCTATTCTGCCTCCTCAATTGTGCCGGCTACTTCTACGCAGTGGTCGCGAGTTGGTACGCCCACCGGCGCACGGCCGGCGGGCTGGCGGCCGCGCCGGACGGTGCCCGAGTTCGACGAACGCGGCATTGGCGTGTCCTCGACGTACTCCGCCCCCCGCGGCGCTGGCGGCAGCGCCGCGAGCACGCGTTGTATGTTGCGGTCGGTTTCGTTGCGTTGTTGCTGGCGTACGCGAGCCTGGCGCGGCTTGTATTCCTGGTGGTCAAATTCGAGCCGTCGTCGACACCCGACATCGAGATCGGAAAGTGGACAGTCACGGCAAAGAATTTGGATTGTGCGACGATGATTGTGGCACAGCTTTGTATGCGGGCATTGGTGGTCGCGAGCATCGTGGCCGTGACAGGTGTGCTGAGGCCGTCGCTGTCGCGCCCCCTTGCCAATGCGAGGCGTTGGCTACGCTGGTTCGGGGTGGGGCTCCATGG carries:
- a CDS encoding DUF190 domain-containing protein, whose amino-acid sequence is MKITGDGKLLRIFVGESDRCGGQPLYESIVRKARELGLAGATVWRGIEGYGAASRIHTAKILRLSEDLPIIIEIVDTEEKIRSALPALDALMEAAGGGGLVTLEKAEIIKYTHGRSS
- the crcB gene encoding fluoride efflux transporter CrcB, whose amino-acid sequence is MSRVVLVGLGGLLGSVARYELAGYVQRLNGSLFPLGTLAVNVLGSFVLGLVVALSLERGLINAEARLFLGVGVCGGFTTMSTFSYETIALLRDGNTAAALGNVGATLVICLLAVWLGDTVARAL
- a CDS encoding MFS transporter, whose protein sequence is MSVRTAAQVRNAPSRVRYGVVGFTLALIAVAYLDRICIATAAPAIKADLGLSDTQMGFVFSAFTLAYALFEVPSGWFADRFGARIALTRIVVWWSAMTAATGLATGFLSLFTVRLLFGMGEAGTFPATARVFARWLPIAQRGRVFGLSLMAGALAGAATQPLVVAMLGVMSWPHAFAIFGCVGLLWAGAWWWWFRDDPHVHPQVNAAERRLLTDGGAHTSVGHVPVPWRLLLRSRTLVMLCLMYSGAIYGWYFYITWLPTYLLRARGFDLKQTGWLAGLALVAIAAGVVAGGWLSDALTARWGARVGRRTPGVIGLPLAAAAAVGAVLTADPHTSALLLAAAAGLAALGVAPAWVVCLEIGGAHAGVVSGAMNMFGNLGGTLSPVVVGICVDRWGSWNASLLSVAGFYLVAAVCWLAVDPTQRIEVTDLKLEGEERV
- a CDS encoding ABC transporter permease; amino-acid sequence: MTAYSLRMPVRFLRGNYARLALTVVALACGVGLVCAIDLVNRAVLRAFVEVIDTMAGRAALQVTAGEGGVFGESIAATVSTVPGVELAVPVVSAAAFTADDSAEFVTIQGVDIANEQAVRTYDARDEGGVEMDDPLVFLNQTDSIIVTRPFAERRGLAVNDQIPLVTPTGRRNFTIRALLEPVGVARVYGGNLAVMDLYAAERMFTQPEMINRIDVVVGRDQIVSKIADAIAAVLPAGLRVEAPAQRKIDLHKVMQSLQVVLQGVGSLGLVAGFLIAFNRLATVFERRAWQLGVMRALGVRQWTLWWELVKESLLLGAAGVGLGIVLGRALARLLLPVIATTTAVAYKLVAPDAEVSLTLPSLVLATVLGLGAALLAAALPAWRAAQLGVVTTIGGRGVEQESPASRAMWLMRALIVVAIIACALLQSITQSAVWGLFATALIAVATALAARPLLGLAAAVVSPLFRSLGGPSARFAAAALLHNPRRMALTAGTLGVGLGSVLWLWMVARSFEQSVIDSLSGAMRADLAVTSSNIAAGFLEAPVDQQLLADLKGIAGVKAVAGERVIDWHHADGPIAIDAFDPSYFSDPAFGQLPLLGRHATDVWEAVARGEAVIVSSNFALHLQVDVGDTITLDTPSGALALQVAGITMVFISPRGTIEMSRALFERTWHDTQINHAFVQVVPGTAVAAVRDTIAHELGGRYGLRILSCSELIDFFASQVRRAFAAAHVLAAMVLLVVMLGMADTLAANVAERTRELGSIRAIGVRRRQVQRMVLLEGVLLGGLGLALAVLAGGALGALWVDATFPYLLGWTLERHVPYLQAAAVAVAAIAVCLLAALIPARRASRLEPAAALRYE